A segment of the Yersinia rochesterensis genome:
TGAATCGCAATACAAGTCTTTTGTGGTATTCGTTTTTATGACATACTGAATACCACCTAAAAGAAGAGGACGCAGAATGTCAACCAGTTCAACTAACAACAAGTCACAACAACTTAATGCTCGTTTCCCACATGAGGTCGTAAATGATATGGAAGCGTCACTGAAAGCTGGCGAGACAAAGGCACAGTTCATCGTCACTGCGGTTCGCGGGGAAATAGCCAGACGCCAGACAGAGGGTGCTACAGAGAACCCCTTGCTTTCGTCG
Coding sequences within it:
- a CDS encoding YlcI/YnfO family protein, yielding MSTSSTNNKSQQLNARFPHEVVNDMEASLKAGETKAQFIVTAVRGEIARRQTEGATENPLLSSLDALEQVEAIGITASEEINRLVSVAREELQRRKAKEAPTG